CTCCGACAAGGACGGCACCAAGGAGGACATGAGCCTGGCCAGCGCCGGCACCAGAGGCGCGCAGGGAGCCACGGATGCCGCCAAGAACGCCCACAGCGAAGCCGGCACCTGGGCGTGGGCCGCGTATGCGCAGCACATGCCGCAGAGCACCATCAAGTTCACTCCGGCCACGCAGTACACGACCAAGTCGGGACTCACCGGCCAGGTCGTCACGGCCACCGCTCCGAATGTCACAAAGCGGAAGAAGTGTGACAGTGACGGCAAGACGATCGCCTTCACTTTCAAGAACAAGAAGGGCGATTTCGCCTCCTGGGTCCTGTACGGAGCCGACAACGTCGACGACGAACTCCCCGACACGACGATCCAGAAGATCCTGAGCACCGTGCGGCTGGTGGACGTCGCTCCGTCCTCCTGACATTCCGCACCGGCGCCGGGATAAGGATTTGGCAGGGCGGGGTCGCGGCGGCGATAGTCCCTTGGTGACTGTCTCCCCCGCCCCCGCACTTCCTGCGCACCGCCCCGGCCGCAACTACCGGCTGCTGACCGCCGCCGCGATCATCACGGGCCTCGGTACCCATGGCGCGCTGATCGCGGCGGCGTTCGCGGTTCTGCAGTCCGGCGGCGACGGCGGCGACGTCGGTCTGGTGGCCGCCGCCAGGACCGCGCCGCTGGTGGTCTTCTTGCTGATCGGCGGGGCGATCGCGGACCGGCTGCCGCGGCACCGGGTGATGGTCGCGGCGAACGCCCTCAACTGTGTCTCGCAGGCCGCTTTCGCCTGGCTGGTCCTGGCCGGTGATCCGAAACTGTGGCAGATGATGCTGCTCACCGCCCTGTGCGGGACCGGGCAGGCGTTCTTCAACCCGGCGGCCGAGGGCATGCTGATGTCGAGCGTCAGCCGGGAGCAGGCGAGCCGCGCCTTCGCGCTCTTCCGGATGTCCATGCAGGGCGCGGCGGTCGGCGGTGCGGCGCTCGGCGGCGCCATGATCGCGGCGATGGACCCGGGCTGGGTGCTGGCCGTGGACGCCGCGGCCTTCGCGGTGGCAGGTGCGCTGCGTGCCTTCCTGGACGTCAGCCACATTCCGTCGCGCGCACCGGGCGGCGGACTGCTCGCCGATCTGCGCGACGGCTGGCAGGAGTTCATCGGCCGACCCTGGCTGTGGAGCATCGTGGCGCAGTTCTCGGTGGTGGTCGCCGCTGTGGGCGCAGCGGAGTCGGTGTACGGGCCGCTGGTCGCCAGGGACGAACTAGGCGGCGCCCGCCCCTGGGGCTTCGCACTCGCCGCTTTCGGCGCCGGCACGCTGGGCGGGGCGTTCTTGATGACGCGCTGGAAGCCCCGGCGGCTGCTGCTGGCCGGAACCCTCTGTGTCTTCCCGCTGGCCCTGCCGTCGGCAGGGCTCGCGGTGCCGTTGC
This sequence is a window from Streptomyces sp. NBC_01217. Protein-coding genes within it:
- a CDS encoding MFS transporter, which produces MTVSPAPALPAHRPGRNYRLLTAAAIITGLGTHGALIAAAFAVLQSGGDGGDVGLVAAARTAPLVVFLLIGGAIADRLPRHRVMVAANALNCVSQAAFAWLVLAGDPKLWQMMLLTALCGTGQAFFNPAAEGMLMSSVSREQASRAFALFRMSMQGAAVGGAALGGAMIAAMDPGWVLAVDAAAFAVAGALRAFLDVSHIPSRAPGGGLLADLRDGWQEFIGRPWLWSIVAQFSVVVAAVGAAESVYGPLVARDELGGARPWGFALAAFGAGTLGGAFLMTRWKPRRLLLAGTLCVFPLALPSAGLAVPLPVAWLCVVMFVSGIAIEVFGVSWMTTMHQEIPEEKLSRVSAYDWFGSVAMMPIATALAGPVESLVGRSTALWGCAGLIVLVTGAVLFVPEVRNLTRADVSTEVVTSKKPGAASADAECSVGRLG